Part of the Legionella cardiaca genome, TATTAGCAATCATTTGATTTAATACAAAATGATTCACCTTTAGGAATTAGAATTATCGAGCTTTTCTTAACTCCTCATAACTTGTATCATCCTCCCATTGCGACTGACGATAATAAAAAGAGGTAACAAGAATGACAACCTTAAGACAGCAAATTTCCCAGATGCTGATTATGGGGTTTTCAGGCACGATGATTGATGAATCTAGTTCCATCAAAAATTGGTTAAATAAAAATAACTTAGGTGGTGTCTTGTTATTTGATTATGATTTAATACATCAGCGTCAAGGTAAAAATCTAATTAATCGTCAGCAAATCCAGCATTTAACAAAGCAATTACACCAAGCCAACGCTTCATCAAGTAACCTGCCTCTTTTTATTGCTATTGATTATGAAGGGGGAGCGGTTGATCGTCTAAAGCATATTGATGGCTGTATGAAAACTGTAAGTCCTGCAGAGTTAGCTGGTTTTTCGCAAACTGATTTACAGAATGAAATTCACGAAATGGCAAAAACCATCAAATTGCTTGGTTTTAATCTTAATTTTGCTCCCGTTGTTGATCTTGAGTTAAACAAGGAACAAGGAATTATTGGTAAACTCAAACGTAGTTTTTCGGCTCATCCTGAACGGGTCATTGAGGTGACCAGGCAATTTGTAGAAATATTTGCAGAGTATAAAATTACTTGTTGCTACAAGCATTTTCCTGGCCATGGTAGTGCCTGTGGTGATACACATGAAGGATTTGTTGATGTCACTGGAACTTTTCATCCAAGCGAACTTGAGCCTTATCGGGTGCTACTAAAAGAGAATGATGTGCCTGCTATGATTATGACAGCTCATGTAATAAACCGTAAATTAGATCCAAGTGGACTGCCAGCGACCCTTTCAAAGACAATATTGACGGTATTATTAAGACAGGAATTAGGTTTTGATGGTGTTATCATTAGCGATGATTTGCAGATGCATGCAATTTCCAAACATTATTCCTTAGAAGAGGCGTTGTATCTGACAATTAATGCTGGGGCTGATATGTTAATTTTTGGCAATCAATTAGGCCAAATAACTCCTGATGAAGTAATTGATAAAATAGAAGAATTAGTTAATACAAATAAGATTTCAAAAGAACGTATTGCTGAAGCTTATCAAAGAATAGTTCATTTAAAGAAAGGGTTAAAGTAAGGAGTTAATAAAAGACTTGACCTAAAAGCGGAATATGTTAAAATATGAACTCAATGTGTAAAAAATAACCTAAATGGTGATCATGAACGATACACTTTTACCTTCCTATATCTTTATTGTTTCCGCAACCTCCTTCTCATTTTGTTGTTGCTGCTGCTGTTGTTGCTAACCTCTGCTGTTTCCTAAAGCCCCATTTAATTTTTATAGAAGGTATTTTCTCATGTGCACACAACAATCACCCCAGAAAAAACGATGGTTAAGTACTCCTTTTTTATATGCGATTATGATTTTTCTTGGGATATTAAGTGGTTATTCAGATATTCCTTTGCTAAAAACTTTTGGTTTATTCATTGCTGACGTCTTCATTAAAATTTTCAAATGCATCAGTCTTCCCATTATTGCACTATCAATTATTGTGACTTTATCAAATTACCGTGCGGATGGAATAATGCGCAAGATTTGGCGTCGTGCAATGAGTTATACACTTGGAACGACGTTAGTTGCTGCTGCCACCAGCTGTGTTTTATATCTTCTTATTCATCCAGGTATGGTTGGTGTTGTTAAACAAAGTGCTGCTGCACCCATGGAAACAAATCAATTGGGTTATTTCCAGCATATCGCCAATCTTATTCCTTCCTCCATTTTGGCACCGTTTCTTGAACATCAAGTGATGGGAGTCTTGTTAATTGGGATTGTAGTTGGTGTGGCTATTCGTTTCATTCCTGAGCCTGATGCCAGACAAACTATTACGCAATTTTTTAAAGGTGCGCATGGTTTATTTATGGTAATCACTAATTGGATCATTGCTGTGATTCCTTTAGGCTTGTACGGATTTATCACTACGACAGTAATGCAGTTGCGTGAAGGCATGGCCATTAAAGGAATTGGTGAATATTTACTTATCATTGTGCTTGCCAATTTAATTCAGGGCTTTGTGATTTTACCACTCTGGTTGAAGTCACAAGGTATCAAACCTTTTGCGGCATTTAGAGGCATGCTCCCAGCGCTTTCAGTTGCTTTTTTCTCTAAATCCTCAGTAGGTACCTTACCAGTGACAATGGAAACAGCAGAGAAAAATTTAAATGTTAAGCCTGAAATAAGTCGTTTTGTTTTACCGCTCTGCACCAGTCTCAATATGAATGGCTGTGCAGCTTTTATTTTTGCAACCGTCATTTATCTCATGCAAAATCATGGTATCGAAATTTCATTAGGAATGATGGCATTATGGGTTGTAATTGCGACGATTGCTGCAATTGGTAATGCAGGCGTGCCTATGGGTTGTTTTTTCCTTAGTGCAAGTTTACTTGCAAGTATGAATGTGCCTATTACCTTGTTAGGAATCATCTTACCTTTCTATAGCCTCATTGATATGCTCGAGACAGCATTAAATGTATGGTCTGACTCTTGCGTAGCGAAAGTTGTGAATGACAAAGCAAGCGCAGATGGGAAGTTGGCTCCAAATCTTGAATTGACTCCTATTGGATAGGCTTTGGCAGAAATGATTGGGCCGTTGAAGCTCTTTTTTTCTGAACAATTTATCGATTTGTAGGGCGGCATAGACCTTGTGGGGGTGCCGCGGACGAGCCGAGTCACGTAGGTGGACGGTGACATGTCAACAGGCCCAGACCCTGGGAATAAGCTTACATTAACGGTTAAAAAATAAAACTTTACCGCTCGCTATATCATATAAACCACCAATAATTTTAATTTTTTTTTCTGATATAAGTTTTTTTAAAATATTACTTTCGGCAAGGACATAATTAATACTGTTTATTATATTTAATTTTGAAACCGCATTAACAAACTCGGTATTATCACTACATCGTTGACTGGTTATGGATTTTTCACTGTCTATTGCGGGTTTGATTTTTCTTAACAGTCCTGTTAAATGCTCCATCTCTACACCATCGCAGGCCCCTTTTATCGCTCCGCAATTAGTATGCCCTAGAACTACAATCAGTTTTGAACCAGCAACTTTGCATGCAAATTCCATGCTTCCCAAGATGTCATCGTTGATAATATTTCCAGCGATTCTAATACTGAAAATATCACCGAGGCCTTGATCAAAAATTAATTCCGCCGGTGTTCTCGAATCAATACAACTTAGAATTGTTGCAAAAGGGTATTGGCCAGTTGCAGTTTCATTAACCTGCTGTAAAAGATTTCTATTAAAGCTTAAATTTTGAATAAAGCGTTTGTTACCGTTTTCTAAAAGCTCAATAGCCTGGTCCGGTGTTATCTGTTGTTGTAGTTCTTTTGTAATAGTTTTCATAAATTAGTCTATTTTTTCATCGAAAGTTATAGTATTTACCTTTAATAAAGAAATGTATCCACTTTAATATCTAGAGCGTTGTTTGGATTTTATCTTTTATTCTTTTTAGAGAAGGTGTTTTATGATCATAATTTTTTATGCAATTACTCCCATGATTCGAATAGATTTCCATCACATTATTTTCTATTCCTCGACAAATGTCTCCTAAAGGTAAATGACTAAGCCTTTCTGGAGAAAATGGATTTTGTAGTTCAATACCAATTTGATCTAATGAAAACAAAGCATAGGCCACAAGTGCCGTAACTAAAGGGTTTATATAAATTGAATAATCTACAAGAGCGATAGGAAGTATCAATAAAAACAATAGAATAAAACGTCGAGACTTAATTGCCATCACGAAAGGCATGGGGGTTTTTAATATCCGTTCACATGCTCCTTGACAATCAATTACAATTTCACGACATTCTTCTGCCTTAAGAAATGAAAACTCGTTAATTTTATTTTCTTTTAATAAAAGGGAAAGTAAACCCGCAATCTTACTGGATATATAATTCGGTTTATGTGTAATTTGTGGTAACGTTAAAAAGGTTGCTTGATCGACCAGATGCTCCACCTCTTTAATTGATTCATTCAAACGTAAGTGATTTTTTATTAAGAAAGGAAGGGCTGCGATATATCCCATAAGATGCTGTATAGATTCCTTTTCTGTAGATGACACATAATTAGCAATTATTATTGCTAAATTTCGACTACTATTTACAATACTACCCCAAAGTTTCCTTGCTTCCCACCAGCGATCATAACCAGCATTAATGCGAAAAACCAAAATTAATCCCATAACAAGTCCTGCGTACTCAAAAGGACTTATAGGAATTGCAAACCAAGGAATAAGCAATTTTAAAATCGATATTAAGCATGCGTAGATAGTTGCAACTAATACTTGCTTTAACACTTTTGGCGTTACAGAGCCATGGATAGCAAGAGCGGAGACGAGAAAATCAGGATATTCGTATTGATTTACTATTTTTTTATTATCTTTCATTTCATCCACAACAAATTTAATTGGATAGCAATCATAAATTAAATTACTCTTCAACAGGGCTTTATTGGGAGAATGGATACCTCAATAAATAATTCCTTGTTTATACTTAGCACATATTTTGGCATCATCCGCAATTTTAGTAAACTCAAACAACGTTTAACTGCCTTTATACTTCGGGTGCTGTCTTTATTTTATTTGCTACTTTCAAAATAACGCTCTCCTCAAAGAGCTATGTCATTTTCAAATAAGACTTCAGCAAAATATTCTCGATAAGAGTTCTTGTCTCCTTACAAGCAGGAAAACACTCATTAGTATGCATAAGATCTAAACGGGCGGCGTTTGTTGAGGGTTCAATAAACATTCGTGCATGCGTGTAAAATTTATGAAGAAGAGATCTTACAGAAAACTGAATGAGGAGTTCAACGAAGAGCGACGCATAGAATTTACCAGGTAATTTAATCCTTTTGGAATATCTGGCAAAAAACAGGCGGAGAGCTTTGGGATGTTTACAATGGTAATGATATACTTTTAACTATCTGGGCTAAGGATTTGCACATGTTTAAAAAATTGTGGCAAGGCGATATGCCATTATGGATAACTTTTTGGATATTTGGCGTATTAATGATCAGCTTAGGAAGGTTGTTAATTGGTTATGCCAATGATGAGGAATTTATTAGTAAATATGGGATTATTCCACTCTATCTGCTAATAGTACTTTGGCTCGGTTATGCTACGTTCATATTGGTTTCTATTTGGAGAAGTGCGAGTAAATATACAGGGGCAGAGCTTCTGGCAGCGCTATCCCAACTTGCGGTTTTTTTTGGAGCCGTAGCAATTCTTCTTTCTTTGGATATAGGATTATTTAATAAATTTTTTAAAGAAAATAAAGATATTAATCAGATACTAGTTCAACAGGCTGAAATTCTTAATCAATCTTTACCTACACAAATTAACAAGCACATGGAGTTATACAAAGTTGTACCAGGTGATCATTCTCTATCTTATTACTACCGTCTGGTGAATTTTAGTAAAGGAGAACTTAATTTCCTGCATACAAATTATAATGAAGCAGTGCAGCAATTGGTTGGTGCAGTTAAACCGTCAGCTTGTAACAATGAAAGTGTTAAGTGGATTTTAAAAAATAATATTGATTTTTTTTATTATTATGAATTAGACGGCGAGGGCTTTTATAAACTCCATTTAAATAAAGATGAATGCGGCATAAAAGATTAAGTAACGTTCATGCCTGCGTCATCAGAAGGGTTCCCTGAATATGACATAAGTATTTGACCTAAAAGATAATGCCCCCTTTAGGAGATCCTTCGTCGTAACGCCTCAGGTCATCCTGAGGCGTGAAAGGTTATAAATTAATATCCTCAAACATTGTTGGATGCCTCAGACAGGCTAAGGCATAGTCGATAGAAGCAATCCAACTACTTCAGCAAAATTTCTTCACAAATAGCTTGATAAATTAAAGCGAGTCTATCCAGATCATCCAAAGAAACGCATTCATTAACTTGATGAATAGTTGCATTAACCGGTCCTAACTCAATGACTTCAACTCCATAGGGAGCAATAAAACGACCATCGGAGGTACCTCCGCTCGTAGATAATTCCGGTGTTCTATCAGTAAATTTTTGAATTGCTTTGATGCAACTAGTAATTAATTGACCATGGGCGGTTAAAAAGGGTTCACCATTTAATTGCCATTGAATGATAGATTGTAATCCATAGCGTTTGAAACAGTCTTCCACTGCATTTTTTAATGACTCTGCTGTTTGCTCTGTTGAAAAGCGAAAATTAAAATGCAAAGTCAGTTCACCAGGAATAATATTGGAAGCCTGCCCACCAGCTTTGATGTGAGTAATTTGTAAGGAAGTAGGGGGGAAATGTTGATTCCCTTCATCCCATTTTATACTTGTTAGTTCGGCTAGTACCGGGCTAATCCTATGGATGGGGTTTTCTGCTAAATGTGGGTAAGCTACATGACCTTGTTTTCCATGTATTAAAACTTTTCCCGTTAATGAGCCACGACGCCCAATTTTAATAACATCACCCAGGTATTGTGTACTTGAAGGTTCGCCAACTATGCAAAAATCAAGTTTAATACCCTGTTTATTAAGCTCTGCCATGACATGAGGAGTGCCAAGGGCAAAATCATCTCCTTCTTCAGCACTGGTAATTAAAAATCCAAGACTCCCTGAAAAATTAGGATTGGTTTGTACAAAACGTTCCGCCATAATCATCATTGCCGCCAGACTACCCTTCATGTCGGCTGTACCACGACCATAAAGCATGCCATCTAGCTCTTGTAAGATAAAAGGATCCGTATTCCATTTTTTTTCTTCGCCAACTGGTACAACATCAGTATGACCTGCAAAGATTATCAAGGGAGAGGTGCTACCCAAACGCGCAAAAAAATTAGCTACTGGGGAACTATTAAACCGTTGACATTGAAAACCTAATTGCTCAAGAAATTGAATCATATAGTCCTGGCAACCAGCATCAAGAGGAGTGACTGATGGGAAGCCAACAAGGGTGGCAAGCAAGGATTTTAATGTATTCATCTTACTTAATATCTCTTAGCAATTCATTAATGCTAACCTTGGCACGAGTTTTTTCATCAACCTGTTTAACGATAACAGCACAATAAAGACTATAACGACCATCTTCGCTAGGTAAATTGCCTGGAACAACAACTGAGCCAGCAGGAATGCGACCATAACTAATGGTTCCAGTGAGGCGATTATAAATTTTTGTACTTTGGCCTAAAAATACTCCCATAGAGAGCACAGAATCACGCTCAACGATGACACCTTCAACGACTTCTGAACGGGCGCCAATAAAGCAATTGTCTTCAATGATAGTGGGGTTCGCTTGAAGTGGCTCTAAAACACCACCAATCCCCGCGCCCCCTGACAGGTGAACATTTTTACCAATCTGAGCACAGGAGCCAACGGTAGCCCAGGTGTCAACCATGACCCCTTCATCAATATAAGCGCCAATATTGACATAGGACGGCATGAGTACTGTATTTTTGCCGACAAAAGCTCCACGTCTTACCATGGCATGAGGAACAACGCGTGCGCCAATTTGCTCAAAATCATTGCTGTTACAGGTTGCAAATTTAAGAGGGACTTTATCGTAGAAATTACAAAAGCCAGCATCGATAACCTGATTAGAGTTTAATTTGAAAGAGAGCAATACTGCCTTTTTAATCCATTGATGAACTACCCATTGACCATTGATTTTTTCAGCAACACGAAAATGACCTTGATCTAAACCATCAATCACTTCATTAACTGCACTGACGATCTCTTTGGATGCTGTTTCGGGCGATAATTCTTGGCGTTGGTCAAACCCAAGTTCAATGGTGGTTTGTAATGAGTTCATAAATTTCATCGGTTAATAAACTGGCAAGTTAGTATACCTAATCAAAGAGTTTATAGAAATGCCGGAAGGGTAACTGTTCAAAAGCCAGTTACCCGTTAAAGTTCTACGGAGTAAAATTTCGTACACATCTGACGTAACGAAAACCATCCTTATTGCCAGGGCCTTGAAAACTACTGAAGAAATTTTGAGTCCAAACGAAATCAGACGGTATACCACTGTAGTCTTGCGTGGAACTCCAATAGTTAGAGACAGCGGGAAAACCACCGATAGCAACACGATTCACATACAGGCAGTTGAGTTGTCCTGACGCTGAGATATTGTTGCCTGCTGGCAAAAACCAATCGTTATAGCAAGTATTATTTGGCAGACAAGGCGAATTACCTTGCGAATCAATTGCATAGTCACTACAAAGGCCTGCAGCATAGTTGGCCAAGGGAATACCTTGATTACCTGTTAATTCATTAACAATGTCCGTAGTATTTGTTGCGCCGTTGGTAGTACTGCCTGCCCCAGGGACTAAAATACCCATACCCCCCCATTGAATACCACTACTAATATTTGTAGTAGCTGCGATCAAATTGTTGAAACCTCCATTTAAGCAAGCAATAATACCGCCATTTGAAGACAGGCCCACAGCTGTTGTCACATAAGTAAAGCCATTTGCAAGTGTCGCTCCCCCTGCGGGTGTATCAATGACCACATCGACAACACCTATCGTATGAGCAGGCGTAACCGCCGTCACTGTAGTTGAATTGACTACATTAACACTGGTAGCAGAGACACCTCCAAATCTCACAGCCGTAGCTCCTGTTAATGCAGTTCCAGTTAAAGTGACTCCAACGCCGCCGGCAGCTACACCAGAAGTGGGACTAACAGCAGTTAATGTGCTTCCTGACTGTATTGCAATCGCTGCCACTAGCGCATTTGTATTCGTGCCTTGAATAGTAAAATTCGTTTGTGGTACCGCTGTACTGCCAGGTGTATAGGTCAAAATACAACTACCTCCCGGCGAGATACTCGCACAGTTATTTCCTGTTTCAGTCACATTTCCATCAAGCGCTGTACCATTAAAATTAGAAGTAACATTTGTAGCCGTCATTTCGGTGGAGGTGTTAGTAATGATTAACTGACCAGTGGCCCCATTTACTGCTAATGTCAACGGTGAACCCGCGACGCTGATTACGGCGCTTCCTGACTGTATTGTAATCGCCGCCACTAGCGCATTTGTATTTGAGCCTTGAATTATGAAATTTGTTTGTGGCACCACCGTATTGCCGGGTGTATAGGTTAAGGTGCAGTTACCTCCTGGCGGTACATAAGCACAAGTATTACCTGTTTCAGTCACATTACCATTGAGGGCGGTGCCTGAAAAATTAGAAGTAATATTGGTCGCGGCTAATTCACTGGAGAGGTTACGAATGATTAACTGACGATTTCCTCCGTTTGTTGATAATGTTAGTGGGGAGCCAGTGACGCTTATTGTCGCATTTGTTGTCGGTGGTGCCTGAGTTATGTGTAAAATATCCGGTACACTGGGTCGATAACAAATTCGGGATCCTTGCTGACAAACATATGGCCCATCATTAATCGGATAATTTAATTGACTACCATTTATTTGCAAAGAGAGGATACAGGAACTATGACCCTGCAAAACAAATGAGTTGCCGCAAATCTCAAGACCTGTTGTTATTTGTGTAATTCCAGAAATCTTTTGCATTACTAAAGTGTGTGGTCTGTCTGATTGATTAGTCACCCGGTATTGCACCAAAGCTGTACTATTGGCAGGCACTGTCAGCGTGGTTTTGGTATTAGGTAACGGCTGAAAAGTCCATAATGGACTACCTGCCTTTGCTACTGACATCATAAATAAAAATAGGCTGAAAGCCCCAAATCCTACCCAATCCTTTAATGACATAATAATCCCTGATGTATCTAAAAATATTGTTAATCGGCAAGTTTGCCACAACGCAAAAAAAACAAATGCAGCTTATCAAAAGCTTCGCGAACAATAAATAAAGTAGATTTACTCTACACACGTTACGTGTTGCAATCGCATGGGTAAATTTACCCACACGATAAGTATCTTTGGGGTCTATTGCAGGCTCTTATGCAAAGGTATTTGCTGACATAAATCTGCAACTTCCTGGTAAAACAGGGTTTGATTATCAGAAATTTGAGAAGGGGCATTAAAGAACTCAGCCAAATCACCTACTAATTCTATTTGCGTTATTCTATTAGAGAGAAGAGCAGGTAGAGTATGAGACATGGTTTGGGAGGATTCGTGCTCTATATAGCTAGTGATTATTCTTACTGCTGAATAGACTATTGTAAGCATATCCTCTTCAAACCTATCTAGCCTGTCTGGCAGAGTATAAAAGTTTAATTCACCTTCATCAAAGTGAAAATTTGAAGCAAATAATTTGACAAATTTATTCATTATTTGCAATTTCTCTATAATTTCTGCTGAAAGTTGTCCATGAAAGCTGTGTAGAGAGTAATGACTAGCCAACGCTGGGGCGATTAAGGCAATAATTTTTAACATTTCTGTTGAGGATTGATAATGTCGAACATCATTCAACAAGAGTTTAATGGCAGGTGTAAAAACCTTGCATTGATAAATACTGCTAAGTATAAAGTTTGCGTCATAGTAAAAATGGTAGTGCTCCATTATATAATATCCAATAGACGTGCCTACATCTGGCCATTTAAGTGAATATTTTAATACATTCAATAAAAAGTCATTTTTGTTGGACTGCAGCGAGCATTGTGGATTGGGGGTGCACCATACGTTAAATCCTTGGCAGAATTCCAAAATGAATAGGGTTCCTTTTAAAAAACCTGTTTCGGCAAAGAAGCAAGCTAATTGCTCAATGGCTTCGAGTGATTTATTTTTTTGAATATAGGCCAAAGCCATCAGTGCAAAATAACAATCCTCATTGGGTGTTAAAGCAGTCAATAATTGATATTTTTCTTTGGTAAGATTGAAGAATAAAGAAAGAAAGTCTTTCCGCTGGTATCCTGAAAATGTCGGTTTTTTAAATACGAATAAGTCAGTTTCTTTACAATAATTGAT contains:
- a CDS encoding glycoside hydrolase family 3 protein; protein product: MTTLRQQISQMLIMGFSGTMIDESSSIKNWLNKNNLGGVLLFDYDLIHQRQGKNLINRQQIQHLTKQLHQANASSSNLPLFIAIDYEGGAVDRLKHIDGCMKTVSPAELAGFSQTDLQNEIHEMAKTIKLLGFNLNFAPVVDLELNKEQGIIGKLKRSFSAHPERVIEVTRQFVEIFAEYKITCCYKHFPGHGSACGDTHEGFVDVTGTFHPSELEPYRVLLKENDVPAMIMTAHVINRKLDPSGLPATLSKTILTVLLRQELGFDGVIISDDLQMHAISKHYSLEEALYLTINAGADMLIFGNQLGQITPDEVIDKIEELVNTNKISKERIAEAYQRIVHLKKGLK
- a CDS encoding dicarboxylate/amino acid:cation symporter translates to MCTQQSPQKKRWLSTPFLYAIMIFLGILSGYSDIPLLKTFGLFIADVFIKIFKCISLPIIALSIIVTLSNYRADGIMRKIWRRAMSYTLGTTLVAAATSCVLYLLIHPGMVGVVKQSAAAPMETNQLGYFQHIANLIPSSILAPFLEHQVMGVLLIGIVVGVAIRFIPEPDARQTITQFFKGAHGLFMVITNWIIAVIPLGLYGFITTTVMQLREGMAIKGIGEYLLIIVLANLIQGFVILPLWLKSQGIKPFAAFRGMLPALSVAFFSKSSVGTLPVTMETAEKNLNVKPEISRFVLPLCTSLNMNGCAAFIFATVIYLMQNHGIEISLGMMALWVVIATIAAIGNAGVPMGCFFLSASLLASMNVPITLLGIILPFYSLIDMLETALNVWSDSCVAKVVNDKASADGKLAPNLELTPIG
- a CDS encoding carbonic anhydrase family protein, with amino-acid sequence MKTITKELQQQITPDQAIELLENGNKRFIQNLSFNRNLLQQVNETATGQYPFATILSCIDSRTPAELIFDQGLGDIFSIRIAGNIINDDILGSMEFACKVAGSKLIVVLGHTNCGAIKGACDGVEMEHLTGLLRKIKPAIDSEKSITSQRCSDNTEFVNAVSKLNIINSINYVLAESNILKKLISEKKIKIIGGLYDIASGKVLFFNR
- a CDS encoding bestrophin family protein — encoded protein: MKDNKKIVNQYEYPDFLVSALAIHGSVTPKVLKQVLVATIYACLISILKLLIPWFAIPISPFEYAGLVMGLILVFRINAGYDRWWEARKLWGSIVNSSRNLAIIIANYVSSTEKESIQHLMGYIAALPFLIKNHLRLNESIKEVEHLVDQATFLTLPQITHKPNYISSKIAGLLSLLLKENKINEFSFLKAEECREIVIDCQGACERILKTPMPFVMAIKSRRFILLFLLILPIALVDYSIYINPLVTALVAYALFSLDQIGIELQNPFSPERLSHLPLGDICRGIENNVMEIYSNHGSNCIKNYDHKTPSLKRIKDKIQTTL
- the dapE gene encoding succinyl-diaminopimelate desuccinylase, giving the protein MNTLKSLLATLVGFPSVTPLDAGCQDYMIQFLEQLGFQCQRFNSSPVANFFARLGSTSPLIIFAGHTDVVPVGEEKKWNTDPFILQELDGMLYGRGTADMKGSLAAMMIMAERFVQTNPNFSGSLGFLITSAEEGDDFALGTPHVMAELNKQGIKLDFCIVGEPSSTQYLGDVIKIGRRGSLTGKVLIHGKQGHVAYPHLAENPIHRISPVLAELTSIKWDEGNQHFPPTSLQITHIKAGGQASNIIPGELTLHFNFRFSTEQTAESLKNAVEDCFKRYGLQSIIQWQLNGEPFLTAHGQLITSCIKAIQKFTDRTPELSTSGGTSDGRFIAPYGVEVIELGPVNATIHQVNECVSLDDLDRLALIYQAICEEILLK
- the dapD gene encoding 2,3,4,5-tetrahydropyridine-2,6-dicarboxylate N-succinyltransferase; translated protein: MNSLQTTIELGFDQRQELSPETASKEIVSAVNEVIDGLDQGHFRVAEKINGQWVVHQWIKKAVLLSFKLNSNQVIDAGFCNFYDKVPLKFATCNSNDFEQIGARVVPHAMVRRGAFVGKNTVLMPSYVNIGAYIDEGVMVDTWATVGSCAQIGKNVHLSGGAGIGGVLEPLQANPTIIEDNCFIGARSEVVEGVIVERDSVLSMGVFLGQSTKIYNRLTGTISYGRIPAGSVVVPGNLPSEDGRYSLYCAVIVKQVDEKTRAKVSINELLRDIK
- a CDS encoding IPT/TIG domain-containing protein is translated as MSLKDWVGFGAFSLFLFMMSVAKAGSPLWTFQPLPNTKTTLTVPANSTALVQYRVTNQSDRPHTLVMQKISGITQITTGLEICGNSFVLQGHSSCILSLQINGSQLNYPINDGPYVCQQGSRICYRPSVPDILHITQAPPTTNATISVTGSPLTLSTNGGNRQLIIRNLSSELAATNITSNFSGTALNGNVTETGNTCAYVPPGGNCTLTYTPGNTVVPQTNFIIQGSNTNALVAAITIQSGSAVISVAGSPLTLAVNGATGQLIITNTSTEMTATNVTSNFNGTALDGNVTETGNNCASISPGGSCILTYTPGSTAVPQTNFTIQGTNTNALVAAIAIQSGSTLTAVSPTSGVAAGGVGVTLTGTALTGATAVRFGGVSATSVNVVNSTTVTAVTPAHTIGVVDVVIDTPAGGATLANGFTYVTTAVGLSSNGGIIACLNGGFNNLIAATTNISSGIQWGGMGILVPGAGSTTNGATNTTDIVNELTGNQGIPLANYAAGLCSDYAIDSQGNSPCLPNNTCYNDWFLPAGNNISASGQLNCLYVNRVAIGGFPAVSNYWSSTQDYSGIPSDFVWTQNFFSSFQGPGNKDGFRYVRCVRNFTP